One part of the Quercus lobata isolate SW786 chromosome 7, ValleyOak3.0 Primary Assembly, whole genome shotgun sequence genome encodes these proteins:
- the LOC115953337 gene encoding fasciclin-like arabinogalactan protein 11 produces MKQVQFPFLLFLIFFLHCTKTSAQSPPPSGPANITGILEKAGQYTTFIRLLKSTQEADQINSQANNSNQGLTIFAPTDSAFSSLKSGALNSLTDQQKVQLVQFHILPSLYSISQFQTVSNPLRTQAGDSSNGQFPLNVTTSGNQVNITTGVVDATVANTVYSDSQLAVYQVDKVLLPLQLFKKAVSPAPAPAEKPKKRVSGSDAPTKSTGDASVDSSDAMRSNHPAITVISFGVAVSAAFYSLLL; encoded by the coding sequence ATGAAGCAAGTTCAATTcccatttcttcttttcttgatctTCTTCCTCCATTGCACCAAAACTTCTGCTCAGTCTCCACCACCATCAGGCCCTGCAAACATCACAGGAATCCTTGAGAAAGCTGGCCAGTACACCACTTTCATTAGGCTACTAAAAAGCACACAAGAGGCTGACCAAATCAACTCACAAGCTAACAACTCCAACCAAGGCCTTACCATCTTTGCACCAACAGACAGTGCTTTCTCAAGCCTCAAATCAGGCGCACTAAACTCTCTCACTGATCAGCAAAAAGTCCAGCTAGTGCAATTCCATATCCTCCCTTCTCTCTATTCTATATCACAGTTCCAAACTGTGAGCAACCCTTTGCGTACACAAGCTGGTGATAGTTCCAATGGCCAGTTCCCACTAAATGTAACCACATCAGGAAACCAAGTGAACATAACAACTGGGGTTGTCGATGCAACAGTGGCTAATACTGTATATTCAGATAGCCAGCTTGCTGTTTATCAGGTGGACAAAGTGCTCCTTCCATTGcagctttttaaaaaagctGTATCACCAGCTCCAGCGCCAGCTGAGAAGCCTAAGAAGAGAGTTTCGGGTTCAGATGCTCCTACAAAGTCTACTGGTGATGCCTCTGTTGATAGTTCTGATGCAATGCGTTCAAACCACCCAGCAATCACAGTGATATCCTTTGGAGTTGCAGTTAGTGCCGCATTTTATTCTTtgttgttataa
- the LOC115953332 gene encoding fasciclin-like arabinogalactan protein 11 — protein MMKQVLFPSLLFLIFLFHCTTAASPAAAPAAPPAAPPAASPAVSPAAVAPAAAAPPPPSGPTDIIAILKKAGHFTTLIRLLKNTELAEQINAQVKKSSPGLTLFAPTDNAFSDLKLGTLNSLNDKQQLQLVQFHILPAFYSTLQFQTATNPVHTLAGDSNRGKFPLNVTTSESQVNITTGVDSATVENTLYTSDGHLIVYQVDNVLLPMDLFGSASVLTPPKPEKSDTDTPAPTAQTSGATSPTRQAVAPIVFGVGFGAIFSLWL, from the coding sequence ATGATGAAGCAGgttctctttccttctcttcttttcttgatcttcttgtTCCATTGCACCACAGCAGCGTCTCCAGCAGCAGCTCCAGCAGCACCCCCAGCAGCGCCCCCAGCAGCGTCTCCAGCAGTGTCTCCAGCAGCAGTAGCACCGGCAGCagcagcaccaccaccaccctcaGGCCCCACTGACATCATCGCAATCCTCAAAAAGGCTGGCCATTTCACCACTCTCATTCGGCTACTAAAAAACACTGAGCTGGCAGAACAAATCAATGCACAGGTTAAAAAATCGAGCCCTGGCCTCACTCTCTTTGCACCAACAGACAATGCCTTCTCTGACCTCAAATTAGGCACACTAAACTCACTCAATGATAAGCAACAACTCCAGCTGGTGCAATTCCATATCCTCCCTGCTTTCTATTCTACATTGCAGTTCCAAACTGCTACAAACCCTGTGCATACACTGGCTGGTGATAGCAACAGAGGAAAGTTCCCACTAAATGTAACCACCTCTGAAAGCCAAGTGAACATAACAACTGGGGTTGACAGTGCAACAGTGGAGAATACGCTATATACTTCTGATGGCCATCTTATTGTTTATCAAGTGGACAATGTGCTTCTTCCAATGGATCTTTTTGGGTCAGCTTCAGTATTGACACCACCTAAGCCTGAGAAAAGCGATACTGATACTCCTGCTCCTACTGCACAAACTTCTGGTGCAACAAGTCCAACCCGTCAAGCAGTGGCACCGATAGTGTTCGGAGTTGGATTTGGTGCCATATTTTCCTTGTGGCTATGA
- the LOC115953330 gene encoding dnaJ protein P58IPK homolog: protein MNVVVRFTRAMEAVEWRGLVYTVFILNFVFACQLLLLQPLVSALDSEAGNAAELLERVSQSVKVKRYSDALDDLNTAIEADPMFSEAYFRRASILRQLCRYEESEKSYNKFLELKPGNSAAQKELSQLFQAQSALDTALTLFDSGDFTKSLEYVDKVVLVFSPACSKAKLLRVKLLLAEKEYSSAISETGLILKEDENNLNALLLRGRAYYYLADHDVALRHYQKGLRLDPEHGELKKAYFGLKNLLKKSKSAEDNVNKGKLRVAVEDFKGALALDPNHLAHNVHLHLGLCKVLVKLGRGKDAITSCNEALNIDGELLDALVQRGEAKLLTEDWEGAVEDLKAAAQQSPQDMEIRESLMRAEKALKMSKRKDWYKILEVSKTASVSEIKRAYKKLALQWHPDKNVENREEAEAKFREIAAAYEVLSNEEKRTRYDRGEDVEDMGGQGGGGFNFGGGQPFTFTFEGGFPGGGGFGGGFPGGYEFHF, encoded by the exons ATAGTGAAGCTGGCAATGCTGCTGAGTTGCTTGAGAGGGTTTCACAAAGCGTAAAGGTGAAACGTTATAGTGATGCACTTGATGATCTTAATACTGCTATAGAGGCAGATCCAATGTTTTCAGAAGCATATTTTCGTCGTGCATCTATTCTTCGTCAGCTATGCAG ATATGAGGAATCTGAGAAGAGCTACAACAAGTTCCTGGAGTTAAAACCTGGAAATTCAGCAGCACAAAAGGAGCTATCTCAATTGTTTCAGGCTCAGAGTGCCCTGGATACTGCTTTGACTCTCTTTGATTCAGGAGATTTTACAAAATCTTTGGAATATGTTGATAAAGTTGTCCTTGTTTTTTCTCCAGCATGCTCAAAG GCCAAACTCCTCAGAGTGAAGTTGTTATTAGCAGAGAAAGAATATTCCAGTGCCATATCGGAGACTGGTCTTATTCTCAAGGAGGATGAGAACAATTTAAATGCTTTATTGTTACGTGGCCGTGCCTACTATTATCTAGCAGATCATGATGTTGCCTTAAG GCATTATCAGAAAGGTCTCCGCCTAGATCCAGAGCACGGTGAACTTAAAAAGGCAtattttggattgaaaaatcTACTTAAAAAGAGCAAAAGT GCAGAAGATAATGTAAACAAGGGTAAGCTTAGGGTTGCAGTTGAGGATTTCAAAGGAGCCCTTGCATTGGATCCTAATCACCTTGCACATAATGTACATCTTCATCTTGGATTGTGTAAGGTCTTGGTCAAGCTTGGTAGGGGAAAGGATGCTATAACCAGTTGCAATGAAGCACTCAACATTGATGGGGAGCTTCTGGACGCTTTAGTTCAG AGGGGAGAAGCTAAACTTTTAACTGAGGATTGGGAGGGAGCTGTGGAAGATTTGAAAGCAGCAGCTCAACAGTCACCTCAG GATATGGAAATTCGGGAATCACTCATGAGGGCTGAGAAAGCTCTAAAGATGAGCAAACGCAAGGACTGGTACAAGATTTTAGAAGTTTCAAAGACTGCATCTGTATCTGAGATTAAGCGTGCCTACAAAAAACTTGCTCTACAGTGGCACCCTGATAAGAATGttgaaaatagagaagaagcagaagccaAGTTTCGAGAAATTGCTGCTGCATATGAG gttcTCAGCAATGAAGAAAAACGAACGAGATATGATAGAGGAGAAGACGTTGAAGACATGGGGGGACAGGGTGGGGGTGGTTTCAACTTTGGTGGGGGACAGCCATTTACATTTACTTTTGAGGGAGGCTTCCCGGGTGGTGGTGGATTTGGTGGGGGATTTCCAGGTGGGTATGAATTCCACTTTTGA